The Toxoplasma gondii ME49 chromosome III, whole genome shotgun sequence genome includes a window with the following:
- a CDS encoding hypothetical protein (encoded by transcript TGME49_298840) yields the protein MGIREVRPTRGEALAHPARVGLAENLARRFRPCSEVQAMVGRDSGAGDRVMRRCLRREEDGQPLLFLRPRLHQGTCTYARPPTRPQTAKVERRCSCTALPDSRMSLVHRRPQRLAREATFPQRAACNREHVAPLSAPAGRSRPPATGDGKVDGDPDALIAGRQAGALSSGACCSEAAQLLFDAERLPQLPAITWERVARGIEVCFSAIPACVSRCVFARNAVREAAALASKVPFSPEQFCPR from the coding sequence ATGGGAATTCGCGAGGTCCGGCCGACACGTGGGGAGGCTCTCGCGCACCCCGCGCGCGTGGGTCTTGCAGAGAACCTAGCTCGGCGTTTTCGACCGTGTTCGGAGGTGCAGGCGATGGTGGGCCGGGACTCAGGCGCGGGAGATCGTGTCATGAGGAGGTGCCTTCGACGGGAAGAGGACGGCCAGCCGCTGCTCTTTTTGCGTCCTCGCCTGCACCAGGGGACGTGCACGTACGCCAGGCCGCCAACGAGACCGCAGACGGCCAAAGTGGAACGCAGGTGCTCGTGCACAGCTCTTCCGGACTCGCGAATGTCTCTGGTGCATCGGCGACCGCAAAGACTGGCGAGGGAGGCGACCTTCCCTCAGCGTGCTGCTTGCAACCGCGAGCACGTGGCCCCGTTGTCCGCGCCCGCGGGGCGTAGCCGACCGCCTGCGACTGGGGATGGCAAGGTGGATGGCGACCCTGATGCCTTAATTGCAGGTAGACAAGCCGGTGCTCTCAGTTCGGGTGCCTGCTGCTCGGAGGCCGCGCAACTTCTATTCGATGCGGAGCGCCTGCCTCAGCTTCCGGCGATAACCTGGGAAAGGGTAGCGCGGGGGATAGAAGTCTGCTTTTCGGCTATCCccgcgtgtgtctctcgatGTGTCTTCGCTCGCAACGCGGTTAGGGAGGCCGCTGCACTCGCCTCAAAAGTCCCTTTTAGCCCCGAGCAATTCTGTCCTAGATAA
- a CDS encoding hypothetical protein (encoded by transcript TGME49_298830), with product MRTWTREARGRKRHNVLRWCRRGVDGRRASTGSWKENEVVGQTDTRVLRSFRRADRGAIGYETRPTPTAAPGRKRAHFVVRERAMSAREERETYAQLASLENAGGKHETRQSVPPVALSPIGSDNSPAARWVCTFFSLNEWRAASAMRVVPLWEHTGEPRRKAEDGRDDRRDGGCAGHDETESGEDESQGDRYGGSDRVEDGGGGRAESDKAGRRGRGRGRLFSAKLEAEGTFGGSTAEQKVWSTEAPAAFASHAARRREERRLDAEERTAHETHGDPCSAEAGPSRPAPPGGADTPFPIRMRR from the coding sequence ATGCGCACTTGGACACGAGAGGCacgcgggagaaagagacacaacgTTTTGCGATGGTGTCGACGGGGGGTTGACGGCAGGCGCGCCTCCACTGGCAGCTGGAAGGAGAATGAAGTGGTCGGACAGACGGACACCAGAgttcttcgttccttccGTCGCGCTGATCGCGGGGCTATCGGCTACGAGACTAGACCCACTCCCACCGCCGCCCCCGGAAGGAAGCGGGCCCATTTCGTCgtccgagagagagcgatgtcggcgcgagaagagcgagaaacgtACGCCCAATTGGCTTCCCTTGAAAATGCAGGTGGGAAACATGAAACGAGGCAGTCTGTGCCTCCAGTGGCTCTCTCCCCCATCGGAAGCGACAACTCGCCCGCCGCGAGGTGGGTGTGcacgtttttctccctcaaTGAGTGGAGAGCCGCCTCTGCAATGAGAGTGGTGCCGCTGTGGGAGCACACCGGGGAGCCCCGCCGAAAAGCCGAAGACGGCCGTGACGACCGCCGAGACGGAGGGTGCGCCGGACACGACGAAACAGAAtccggagaagacgagagccaGGGAGACAGGTACGGAGGTTCCGACCGCGTTGAAGACGGCGGCGGTGGAAGAGCAGAGTCAGACAAGGCtggaagaagggggagagggagaggtaGACTCTTCAGTGCGAAACTCGAGGCCGAAGGAACCTTTGGCGGGTCGACAGCAGAGCAGAAGGTCTGGTCAACAGAAGCACCTGCGGCTTTCGCCTCACACGCAGCgcgcagacgcgaagaacgcCGTCTAGACGCCGAAGAAAGAACTGCCCACGAAACACACGGAGATCCTTGCAGTGCTGAAGCAGGACCGTCCAGGCCTGCGCCCCCAGGAGGGGCGGACACCCCGTTTCCCATCAGAATGCGCAGATAA
- a CDS encoding hypothetical protein (encoded by transcript TGME49_298820~Predicted trans-membrane domain (TMHMM2.0):42-65) has product MASVDSQSILPGRLTGARMEKVAVVHRKSTQRLFFQAKLTLHPHGSHLLPLFTFVMMMAISSLLFDSFSANPTSMTVADASPWYDDMDDAGGDENYNTRLSSGMGDDSVESRYEPVSGDSSANSPFGNFRIDFRAGTGKMAGRRRGHRRVSPAARGRAILRRMRIELITLVTL; this is encoded by the coding sequence ATGGCGTCTGTAGACAGTCAGTCCATTTTGCCTGGCCGACTGACTGGGGCGAGGATGGAAAAAGTAGCAGTCGTCCACAGGAAAAGTACGCAACGGCTCTTTTTCCAAGCAAAACTCACACTGCACCCTCATGGCTcacatcttcttcctctctttacGTTCGTCATGATGATGgcgatttcttctctcctgttcgaCAGCTTCTCTGCAAATCCGACATCAATGACAGTGGCAGATGCATCTCCTTGGTATGACGATATGGATGATGCAGGAGGTGACGAAAACTATAATACGCGGCTTTCATCGGGTATGGGTGATGACAGTGTAGAGTCACGATATGAGCCCGTGAGCGGTGACAGTAGTGCTAACTCACCCTTTGGGAACTTCCGGATAGACTTTCGAGCAGGCACAGGCAAGATGGCTGGCCGAAGACGAGGGCACCGAAGAGTATCTCCTGCCGCGCGCGGCAGGGCGATCCTGCGTCGAATGAGGATCGAACTGATAACTCTCGTGACTCTGTAA